From Salvia splendens isolate huo1 chromosome 3, SspV2, whole genome shotgun sequence, a single genomic window includes:
- the LOC121796792 gene encoding uncharacterized protein LOC121796792, with translation METLLNVPIVILFDTGASHSFISTPCVDTLNLPTDVIEHKMRVSSPVGGLIDISRMCSNIKFSMGNLNLVAHNLHVMLMWSVDIILGMDWLAENYATIRCKERQIALQYPGTEPVIFHGISMERRKSIISTLQAITMMRKGCPSYLIYLNEEEKKDRKIKDVAIVREFPDVFPEKLPGLPPDRQLEFTIDLEPGSAPMSKAPYRMAPKELEELKMQLQELLDLGFIRPSVSPWAHQCYS, from the coding sequence atggaaACTCTCCTCAACGTGCCTATCGTCATTTTGTTTGATACCGGTGCATCGCACTCTTTTATATCAACaccttgtgtggatactttgaacTTGCCTACGGACGTGATTGAACATAAGATGAGGGTGTCCTCACCCGTAGGTGGCCTTATAGACATCTCACGAATGTGCTCGAACATAAAATTTTCTATGGGAAATCTGAACCTAGTAGCTCATAACTTACATGTGATGTTGATGTGGAGCGTCGACATCAtactaggaatggattggttagccGAGAACTACGCTACcattcgttgtaaggagagacagatagCGTTACAGTACCCCGGGACAGAACCCGTAATTTTCCATGGGATCTCCATGGAGAGACGAAAGTCGATTATTTCTACCCTACAAGCAATCAccatgatgaggaagggatgccCCTCATACCTCATCTATCTGaacgaagaagaaaaaaaggacAGGAAAATCAAGGATGTGGCGATAGTGCGAGAATTTCCTGACGTGTTTCCAGAAAAACTACCAGGCTTGCCGCCAGACaggcaattggagttcacaatcgacctggAGCCAGGATCAGCTCCAATGTCGAAAGCGCCTTACAGAATGGCCCcaaaggagttggaagaactcaagatgCAATTACAAGAACTACTAGACCTGGGTTTCATCCGACCCAGTGTGTCGCCGTGGGCCCACCAGTGCTATTCGTAA